CACAGGATCGCGTCGTACATCACGTCCCCCGTCAGCACGACGCCGTCGGTGAGGCCCTCGTGTGCGAGATTCTCGACGGCCCGTTCGGTCGGAGCGTACAGCACGTCCGAAACGTGGTCGGTCATCACCCGATTGAGCTCCTCGGGCATCGAGCGGTTGTAACTTCGCGTGCCGGACTCGACGTGCGTGAGTCGGGGCGGGAGCTTCGCGGTGGCGATTGCGGCCGCGAGCGTCGAGTTCGTATCGCCGTAAACGATCACCGCGTCAGGGTCCTCCTCCTCGACGATGTCCTCGATCTCCGCGAGCATCCGGCCCGTCTGCTCGCCGTGCGATCCCGAGCGCACGTCGAGGTCGTAATCGACGCTCGGGATGTCGAGTTCTTCGAGGAACACCTGCGAGAGGGTCTCGTCGTAGTGCTGGCCGGTGTCGACGATGACGTTCTCGTAGCCGTTTCCCGCCAGTTCCCGACAGACGGGAAAGAGTTTGATATACTGTGGCCGCGTGCCGATGACGTTGAGTACTTTCATTCGAATCGTAGGGAGTCGCGTCTCATTCGTGGATCTGTTCCTCTAAGTGTTCGTTTTCCCGCATGTCCGCGGTCATCGCGGCGACCAACAGCGCCGCGCTCCCGACGAGCAACATCGCCGAGGCGAGCAGCCGGTCGAAGGCGTTGTCCGCTCGACGAACACGCCGGGCCGAGCCCGCGAGCGCTGCGAACCCGAGGGCGCCCGAGAGCGCCCCGAGCGCGTACAGGAAGACGAAGGGGTGAAAGTCGAAGACGAGGTACTTGACCGTCAGTCGCCGGAGGAATCGCCCGAGGAGGAGTTTCGAGAGCCGAGGGACGAACCGCGAGTAGACGATGGTGCTCGTCTCCTCGCCGTAGCGCGCCGGCATCGCCACGTCCGCGACGCGCATATCGCGGACGTTGAGCGCGATCAGCATGTCGTTACAGAAGCCGTAGTCCTCGTAGAGGCGTTCGTACTCGATAGTTTCGAGCGCCGCCGCGGAGATGGCGGTATAGCCGTTCTGGGGATCCATCGTCTTCCAGTAGCCGCTCGCGACCTTCGTCAACAGCGTGAGAAGCGAGTTGCCGAAGAATCGCCACCGCGACATCCCCTCGCGAAACTCCCGGAAGAGCAGGCGATTGCCCTTCGCGAAGTCGGTTCGCCCCTCGACGACCGGGTCGACGATCCGGTCGAGGATCGCCGGGTCCATCTGACCGTCGCCGTTCATCACCGCGATCACGTCGATGTCGTCCCGGAGCGCCCGCGAGTAGCCGTGTTTGATGCTCCCGCCGACGCCGCGGTTTCGGTCGTTTCGCAACGGGACGACCGGCCGCTCGAAGACGGCTGTTCCGCCGCTCGTGAGCGTCCGCGCGTGGGCGTCGTTCTCCTGACGGGCGGCCTCGCGGATCTCCCGCCAGGTGTTGTCGGTCGACCCGTCGTCGACGACGTACACCCGGTCGACGAACGACGGCACCGTCTCGATCACCCCGCCGACGAACCCCTCCTCCTCGTAGGCCGGGACGACGACCCCGATCTTCTTTCCCTTGTACATTGTCACCTCGGACGAGGGGGCGCGGCCGGGCGCCCTCGTGGCCCCCGAACCGGCGATGCCCCCATCGCATGCGCTCCGTTGCCATCGCCCGACCGTTGTTATCCTCCCCTTGTCCGCGCGCCGGCGGCGTCGCTCGATACCGGCAGTGCTAGACCGTCGCTACCGCGCGCATATCGCCGGCATAACAAGGGATGAATCGGCTGTCGGGTACGCCGAGATGATCGGGAAACCGCTTTTTTCGGCCGGAGAGTCGGACGAACGGGCCGAGGGGGAGGGAAGCGTCACGGTACCGACGCCGCTGGCCCGGTTTCTGACCCCGTCGAAGCGCCTGAGCGACGAGGAGGCCTTCGAGATCCTCTACAACCCCCGGCGTCGCCACACGATGGCGTTCCTCCACCGACGGGGCCGGCCCTGTTCGATGGAGGAACTCGTCGAGCACATCTCGGCGACCGAAAACGGCGTCCCGATCGGGGAGTTGAGCAACCAGCAGCGCCGGCGGGTGTACGTCTCGCTGTACCAGACACACCTCCCACTGCTCGACGAGACGGGCGCGATCGAGTACGACCAGGAACGCCAGCGGATCGCGCCCGGGCCCGCCGCGCCGGAGCTGATACCGTACCTCGAAACGCCCACCGAACGACCGGTGCCGTGGCGGGCGTACTATCGGTGGCTGTTGCTGGCGTACGCCGTCGTCGGCGGGGCTGCCGTTGCGGGACTGGTCCCCGTCCCGTCGGTGTGGGCGCTGGCGCTCGGGGGGGTGCTCCTGTTTCTCGGACTCGCCGCGCTCCACGGGCTCGACCGCCGTCGGTAATCGCGATCGCGATCAGTCGTTGGCCGGATGTCGGGCCGCCTCCGGGACCGGGCTCGCCCGCGAGACCTGCCCCACTCGCTCGGGATCCCCGTCGTTTTCGGCTACCTCGACGATCACGTCGGTGAGGTTGACCTTCGTTTCGAGGAACGCGCGGCGGCGCTCGGCCAGTCGCTCGCGGGCGGCCGGGTCCGAGAGCAGTTCCTCGGCCCGTTCGAGGACCGCCCCGAACTCGGCGACGTTCTCGATCAGGCCGGCGCGTTCGAGTTCGACGAAGTTGCCCATATCGTTCTCGCCGACGAAGGAGTTCGACCGAATCGCGGGCGTCCCGAGCAGCCCGGCCTCCGTGACGATAGTCTGGGAGTCCGCGACGAGCAAGCGTGCCTCCGCGAGCGCGTCGTGGAGCAACGCGGGGTGGGCGTCGAAGGGTTCGCCCTCGGTTCGTTCCAGATCGAGGCGACCGCCCTCGTCGGAGACAAATACCCGCGCGTGTCTCGCGAGGCGGTCGATCAGACGGTAGCGCTCCCGCGGGGTAAACCCCGAGTGGCTCACATCGTGGTGCGAGCCGAAGGCGTTGAACCGCAGGATAGCGTAGGGCTCGTCTCCCCCCACGCCGAGTTCCTCCCGCACGGTCGGATCCGGTCTGAACACGTCGGGGTGGAGGTACGCACACTCCTTGTAGCCCGCGAAGCGATAGTGGTTCTCGCCCAGGTCCTTCCGGAAGGCGTCGGGGGTGAGGATCGCCTGCGCGAACGGCCGGGAGATGAGGTGATCGAGCGAGGTGGGTTCCGAATCGAGCAGGAGAACCGTCGGCGTTCGCGATATCGCCCCGCTGTGGGCCGCGTACGCACCCATCCCGAAGATCAGATCGGGATCGAACCGCCGGACGAACGGGACGATCCGCGCGTAGTGACCCGGCAAACGTCGCACGAGCGAGTACTTCGTCGTCCCGCAGGAGCCGTACACCCGATAGGGAAGTCCGTAGTACTCGAGCAGGTCGACCGTACAGCCGTAATCGCGCGCCAGCACGCGGACGCGGTGGCCCGCTTGGGCGAGGCGCTCGACGGCGTGTTTGTACAGGTGGACGTGGGCCGGCGTGTTGGTGAAGAAGACGTACTTCATACCGCTCGGAGGTTGGCGTCGAACCACCGTAATTAGCGTCCCCTTTCCCCGGTAGGACGGGCCCCACGGGCGGTAAGGACGGCATAACAAGCCCGTTCGTTCCCGATGTCCCGGCTATGCTACAGGACGGGACGCTGGAGCGCTCGCGCGCTCATGCCGACGGCGTCGGCCGACAGTTGCTCGAGGAGACGCTTCGCTACTCACGGGTTCGGGATTACCGGGGATGGGACTACTGCGACGGGATGAGCAGCCTCCTGTTGCGTGGACTGCCCGTCGAGAACAAGTGGCTCAACCTCGCGGTCCAAGAGAGCGCGAAACGCGCACCGATCAACATCCGACCGTACCTGCTGATCGAACAGCGGCGCAACTACAAGGGGACGGCGCTGTTCGCGATGGCCAACCGCAACGCCGCCCGCCTGTTCGGCGAGGAGCGCTACGAGGACGAGGCGATCGACCTGTACGAGTGGCTACTCGACGAGCAGATCGAGGGCTACAGCGGATTCTGTGGCGGCCATCGCCACTACATCCAGCACCTGGATCGGGTCGGCAGCCCCGAGGACCCCGACGTCGTCTCGACGAGCTACGCGGTCCAGGCGCTGCTCTCGGGGGCGGATCTCGACGAGCGATACCCCGAGGCCGTCCGGACGACCCCCGAGTGGGTCCGCAACGAACTCGCGTACACGCCCCGCGAGGACGGCACCGCCCGCATGAAGTACGTCCCGACCCACGGCGACGAGTACTACACGCTCAACGCGGTGGCGCTCGGCGCGCGGATGCTCACCGACATCGGCGATCACTTCGGGGACGAGGACCTCATCGAGATGGCGCGGCGACTCTTCGACTACGTCGCGGGCTGTCAGACGGAACTCGGCGGCTGGATGTACCGCGATCCCCCGGAGAGTTCGCACCTCTCGATGGACGGCCACCACAACGGGTTCATCGTCGAGTGCCTGCTCCGATACGGGGCGGCGACCGGCTCGGACCGGTACGCCGACTCCCTCGACCGGGCGAGCGAGTTCTACCGCGAGGTCCTGTTCAACCCCGACGGCTCGCCCAACTGGGACGAAACCCGGCGATACCCACAGGACATTCACGCCGTCTCGCAGGGGATCCTCGTGTTTACCGCGCTCGGGGACCTGGAGTTCGCCGGCCGGATCGTCGATTGGGCGCTCGGGAACCTCTACGCCGGGGGCGGGCGCTTTTACTACCGGAAACAGCGGTTTTACACCAGGCGGATCACCCTGATGCGGTGGTGTCAGGCGTGGATGGCCTACGCGATCTCCTCGTACCTTCTGAAACGCGCGGACCCCGACAGCTCGCCCGTTTGCGGGCTATGACCCGCGTCGAACTCGAAGGGATCACCGAGGGCCGCATCGACGCCACCGCGAACCGGACGCTCTTGCGCGAGAACGGGGAGGAGAATGGAAGGTTCGAACGGGTCGGTCGGCTCCCGAACCCGGCGGCCCGAACGGAACGACTCTGGCACGAACTGCTCAGTACGGAGCCGTGGAAGCCGCTGCTCGAACGGGTCGTCGGAGGTTTTTCGGCCGGCAACGTCTGGCGGGTCTCCGAGCGCGCGCTGATCGCAACGACAGGGCGGTGGCTACTCGCCTCCCGCGACGGCGGACGGACCTGGTCGGTCCGCCGGACCCTTCCCGAGTCCTCGGGGCCGAAGGGCGTCCTCCCGACGGGGGTGTGTCACCACGCGGGCGCGGTCTACCTCGGGGAGTACCCGCTGGATCACGCGACGGTCCCGAAGCTGTTGCGCTCGCGCGATGAGGGCTGGACGTGGGAGGTAGTGCGGGACTTTCCCGGCGTGCGCCACCTTCATTCCGTTCAGTCCGATCCCTACACCGACGAGCTGTGGATCACCACGGGGGATCGCGACGAGGGGTGTTGGATCGGTCGCCTTCGCGAGGGGGCCTTCGAGGTCGTCGGCGGCGGCAGCCAGCGCTGGCGCGCGGTCGAACTGGCCTTTAGCCCCGATGCCGTCCTCTGGGGGATGGACAGCGTCTACTCGCCGGAAAACCACGTCCTGAAGCTCGACAGGACCGAACTCGACCGACCGGAGCCGATCCCGGAGACGGTCCACGTCCTCGACGGGTCGGTGTTCTACGCCGCGTCACTCGACGTCGGCGGGGAACGCTGGGTCGTCCTCTCGACGAGCGTCGAACCCGGAACGGATTCGACGGCCCCGCCCGGCAGTCCGGAACACGACGCCACCGGGCGGGCGCGGGTCGTCGCCGCCTCCTCCGGGTCGGAGTTTACGGTGTGGCACGAACTCGCCGCCTACCGTCGCCGCCGAAACCTCGGCGAGTTCTGGAACCCCAAGGGACTCTTGCCCCGCTCCAGCGCGTACGTCCACCTCGCGGCCGATCCCGAGCGCGGGGTGGTGCTGAACCCGTACAACACGGCACGGCAGGACGGCTCGCTGATCGTGATCCCGCCCTCACGGTTCGCCGCGCTGTCGGACTCGGCGCTCGAATCCGTCCTCGGGGAGTGAGAAACCGGGAGTCGACGCCCCATGCGGGGTAAGTCGCCCATAACAATGCGCGAAACCGGTGATGGTGCGAGCGACCATGGCCGTCGACACTGCGGTGATCGGTGCGGGCGAAGTTTCGGACAGTCACCTCTCGGCGCTCGCGGGCAACCCCCGGACGAACCTCGTCGGGATCTGTGACATCGACGAATCGCGGGCGACCGCCGCCGCGAAGAAGTACGACACGGATCCGTACTTCGACCTCGATGACCTCCTCGAATCGGTCGATCTCGACTGGATCCACGTCTGTACGTCGGTCCAGACTCACCTCCCGCTGGCCGAGAAGGCGATCCGGGCCGGCGTGCCGGTATTGATCGAGAAACCGACCACCGAGACCGTCGCCGAGCTCGACGAACTCGCGGCGCTCTCGGAGGAACACGACGTGCCAGTCTCACCCGTCCACCAGCACCTCTTCGACCCCGCGATGCGCACCGCGCGAAAGCGGATCCGTTCCGGCGAGATCGGCCCCGTCCGGGGCGTCGACCTCGTCTATACGGGCCACACCCGACCGGACGAGGCCAACCGGGGCACGTGGGTGTTCGACCTGCCGGGCGGCGAGTTCGAGGAGGGCCTGCCCCATCCCCTGTACCTCACGCTCGGGGCCGGGGGCTACCCGCGCGGCGAGGACGACATCAGCGCACAGACGAGCCTCTACGGCGACTACGAGGGGCGGTTCGACTACGATTCGGCCCAGATCCAGTACGCCACCGAGGAGGGCGCACTCTGTAGTGCGACGATGCTCGCCGGGGGCGCACAGAACCGCACGATACAGATCCACGGCGAGGACGCCACGCTGATCGTCGACATGATCCTCCAGACGGTTCACCGGATCGAGGGCGACTACAAGGGCTCGACCGTCGGGAAGGTCAAACAGAGCCTGAAGTACGCCGGTGGCCACCTCGCGGGGCTGGCGAAGAACGCCAAACTCGTCGCTCACGCCAGCTACAGCGACGAGTGGGCACCCAAGACGAAGATCGATCCCCACAAGTACCAGATCGACCGCACGGCCTACGCCCTCCAGCACGACCTCTCGATGCCCGTCCCCCTCTCGGAGGCCCGGTGGACCATCCGACTGATGGAGGAACTGCGCGAGGCCGCCGAACGGCCCGCCGCGATCGCGATGACCGACTGAACGCGCCTGCCCGATCACCCGTCCGAACGGCTCCTCGTCCGACAGTCCGACAGAATGTCAATTCCAGAGAAGATAATCGGCGGCCTGAAAGCACAGCTCGTCTCCGAAGGGGTTCGCGTCGTCGCAAACGGACTCGTGATCGTCCTGCTGGCCCGGGAGTTCCTCGATCCCGATGAGTACGGTCTGCTCTTTCTGGCCATCTCGATCTTCGGGGTCGCCCTGCTGTTCAGCCAGTTCGGAATCGCCAAATCCGCCGCCCGCTACGTCGCCGAGTACCGGACGACCGACCCCGGACAGGTACCCCACATCGTCCGCATCTCGCTGTTCTACCTCGTCGTCTCGATCCTGCTGGTCGGCGGGACGATCACGGTGTTCAACGAGGAGATCGCCGGCCTGGTCGGCGAGCCCGCGCTCGCGTCGCTGCTCGTCTTCGGGTTGGTGTACGTCGCAAGCGAGACGCTTCGGTCCTACCTCTCGCACGTCCTGCAGGGCTTTAACCGCATCTCGCTGAGCGCGGCCGTCGGGATCGTCGGCAACGTCGGGCTGATCACGTTTATCCTGCTGTTTCTCGCGCTGGGGGGCGGGGCCGTCGGCGCGCTGCTCGGCTACGTCGTCGGCTACGGGCTGGCCTGCATCGCGGGGCTCGTAGTCGTCTTCCGACTCGTGGGCGGCTACGAGCGCGCGAGCGAGGTCGGCCACGACCTCCCGCGGCGCATCCTCGAGTACAGCGTCCCCCTCACAGCGACCGGCGGGGCGAACGTGCTCTATAAGCAAGCCGACACCATCCTGATCGGGGTCTTTCTCAGTCCCGTCGCCGTGGGCTACTACACGCTCGCGAAACAGATCGCGGACTTCGTCATCGCACCCGCGAGTTCGTTGGGGTTTACCGTCGCGCCGACCTACGGCGAGCACAAGGCGAGCGGCGACCTCTCGGCAGCGGCGCGCGTCTACGAGACCACCTTCGAGTACACCGTCCTCCTGTACGTGCCGGCGGCCGCGGGCCTCGTTATCGTCGCCGAGCCCACGATCCGCTTCATATTCGGGGCGGACTACCTCGGCGCCGTGCCCGTGATCCAGGTCCTGAGCGGGTTCGTCGTCCTGCAGGCGATCGATAAGATCACCAACGACGGGCTGGACTTCCTCGGCCGGGCGCGGGCGCGGGCGGTCTCGAAGGGCTCGACGGCCCTGCTGAACTTCCTGCTCAACTTGCTGTTGATCCCCGCCGTGGGCGTCGTCGGGGCGGCGATCTCGACGGTGATCGGGTTTACCATCATGGTGGCGGTCAACGTCTACATCGTCCACCGCGAACTCACGCTCTCGTTCGAGCGCCTCGCACGGAGCGTCGGGCTGGTCTGTCTGGTCACCGCCGGAATGTGTGGCGTCGTCCTGTTTTTCGCCCCCTACATCACCAACGTCTTCGTGTTGTTCGCCATCGTCGGCCTCGGGGGACTTGTCTGGCTGTCGCTGTCGGCGCTGTGCGGTCTTCTCGACGTCGGGGATGCGGTCTCGGCGCTTCGCTAGCGCGGTGTCGGGCCCGGTTCGGGGGCGACGCGCTCGCTTATCGCCCCCATGGTCTCGACCGTGAGCGACGAGTCCTCGCGGCGCGCGGCGAGATGCGAGAGAACGGCCCGCAGGCGTTCGACGTCGCGTTCGGCCAGCAGGTTGTTGGGATGCAACCAGAGGTGACAGACACCCTCGCCGTCGACCGCGCGGTCGATACCCGCTTTCGCCTGCCGGAGGACCGGGTCTCCGACGGCCGGTTCCAGGAGCGTGCGTGCGGCCCCCTCGAACCCGAACAGATCGAGCGAGGCGGGCAGGTTCACGAGGCCGTACTCGTCGACGGTTGGAGTGACCAGCGGCGGGTCGCTGCGAACGAGCGCCGCGTCGAGGAGTTTCCCTGCACGCCGGGCGGGCCACGCGTCGAACCACCGGTCGGGCCCGAGGCCGCGATAGCTCCGAAACCCATAGGCCGCAAGCACGTCCCGGTGTCCGACGTTGTTCCGCGGGAAGACGAACGACCGAAGCGCGAGTCCCATCCTGTCGGCCGCCTCGATGCTCGCCTCGATCTCGGCGATCGCCGTCCGACGAGTCGTCGCCGGATCCCCGAACTCGACGTGGGAAAAGCCGTGGCTGGCGATCTCGTGGTCCACCGCCGAGTCGTGGACCGCCCGGACGAGGTCGGGGCCGAACCACGCCTCGTGCTCGTCAGCGCTCCCGCCGGGGTCGCGGGCGAACCACTCGGGCGAACGGGGATGGTCGGCGTGGATGCCGTCACACTCCTCGAGGAGGAGGTGGCCGACGACCGCCCACGTCGCCGGGATCGAGAACTCATCGAGGGCCGCAAGCAGGCATGACCATGCGGGTCGGGCGGCCGCGATCCGGTCGCGTGGCGGGTCCGCGAGGTCGTGAAACCCCCAGGCGAGTTCGGCGTCAATAGAGAGCACGACTGTTCCCATGCTGGCCCCACATGAACGATGCGGGCTTTGTAATCCCGTCCTTACCCGTCTTCGATATTCGACGGTTGGACCTACAGTCGTCGTCGCCCGTCCTCGACGGGCTGCAAGGACCGACTACTGGCTAGGAAACGGATAACTACGCCTCGACAGTGTGTGTCGATCTCATGGCCAAAACAACTACGAGGGAACCGCAAGCGGACGAAHACVCCHHHCVACHCHHCGAACCCTCCGACGAGGAGGCGTTCGTCTCGCTGTACGACGCGACGTTCGGCGGGGGCAGCGCGGAGTGGTTCGAATGGAAGTACGTCGAGAACCCGGTGGCGAACTACGTTCCGATCGTCGTCGCTACCCGCGACGGCGAACTGGTCGGGGCGCGTCCGTGTGTCCCGTTTCGGATGCGCGTCGGCGACCGCACCGTCGAGGCGGTCCGGTTCGGGGATACGATGGTCCATCCCGACCACCGTCGCCGGGGGCTGTTCACCCGGATGACCCAGCGGACGGTCGAGTACTACGCCGCGCTCGATCCGGCCTTCGGGTTCAATCATCCCAACGAGAACTCGTTGCCGGGCTATCGCACGCTCGGCGGGCGCGTAGTCGGGCGGATGCCGGTCGCCTACCGGGTCCAGAACCCCGCCGCCCTCGCCGACGGGCGCCTCGACGGCCCGGCCGCGCTGGGCGCCTCGGCGGCGACGCCGCTGGCGCGGGCGTACCTCGACGGACTGACTCGCCTCACGCGTCCCGCGACTCCGGGGTTCACGATCACCCGCCACGACTCGACGCCCGCCGAGACGCTTGCGGACCTCTACGAGGCCGGGCCGCCCGAGGGGATCCACGCCGATCGAACCCCCGAGTTCTACGCGTGGCGCTTTCGCAATCCCCAGTGGGAGTATCGGACCTACGTCGCTCACGACGGGAAACCGGTCGCCGGGATCGTCACCGGCACCCAGCGGACCGACGGCGTGACGGTCACGACGCTCGCGGAGGCCGTCCCGGTGGCCGGAACCGACGACCGGCGGGACGCGTTCGTGGCGCTGGTGGGTCGGGTCGTCGAGGACGCCGGCGACGCCGACCTGCTTGCCTACAGCGGTCGGTCGATCCCCGAAGGCGTCCTCGCGGCCGCCGGCTTCCACTGGGACGACCGGCCGCCGTTGTCGTGGCTGGCGCGCCCGAACCTGCTGGTCACCACCGAACTCGGCGGAGAAGTGTACTCCGAATGGAAGGTCAACGGGGTGAACTTGCTCGAACTCTCGAACTGGTCGCTGTCGTTCTGCGAGCAGGACGCCCGCTAGTCGTCCCCGCTCTCGGCGACGACTCGCCGATAGATGCTACAGTAGCCCGCGTGATCGAAGCGATCGCGGTCGTTACAGACGTCGGCGCGCATCGGCGAGACGAACTCCTGGGAGGCCCCGCAGTACGCCCGCGGGTGGTCGAACTCGTGGGTCTCGTCGTGGGTTCGGTACTCGAGGTACGGACAGACCATGACCACCTCATCGGGTGCGGGACCGTTTGTTATAGCGAGGATACAGTCAGCCCATCCCGAGGATCTCCCGGGCCTCCGCGGGCGTGGCGATCTCGCGGCCGAGGCGCTCGATGATCTCGACGGAGCGCTCGACGAGCTGGGCGTTGCTCTCGGCGGGCCGCCCGCGGGCGAAATACAGGTTGTCTTCCATCCCGACCCGGACGTGGCCACCGAGGAGGACCGCCATCGTCGTCAGCGGGAGCTGGTGGCGTCCGGTCGCGAGCACGTTGAACTCCGAGTTCTCGGGGAGGTTATCGACGAGGTTCAGCAGGTTTCGCGGGCTGGGCATCGAGAAGGTCCCCCCGCCGAGGATCAGGTTGATGTAGTAGGGTTCTGTGAGCAGGCCCAGTTCGATCAGCCGGTGGGACTCGTTCAAGTGACCGTTGTTGAACGCCTCGAGTTCGGGTTTGATCCCTTTTTCGCGCATCTCGCGGGCCAGGGACTCGATGTTGTGTCGCGTGTGCTCGGTGATGATGTGCTGGCCGCGGTTGAACGGGCCCATATCTAGTGAGGCCATCTCCGGGGGCGGGTCGGTTCTGATCCCCAGAACGCGCGAGTCGTAGGCGCTCTGGCCGCCGGTCGTGTTCTGGATGACGATGTCCTCACACGCCTCGCGGATCGCGTCGTCGACGGCCTGGAGGTGCGCCGGGGAGTTCTCGCCGTACTCGTCGCGCCCGTGGACGTGGGCGACCGACGCGCCGAGTTTCTCGCACTCGCGGACGTCGCGGGCGATCTCCTCGGGCTGTTCGGGGAGGTTCGGATTGGCGTCCTTTCCGTGGACGCCGCCGGTCGTTGCGACCGTCAGGATGACTTTCTTGC
The DNA window shown above is from Halalkalicoccus jeotgali B3 and carries:
- a CDS encoding glycosyltransferase family 2 protein, whose product is MYKGKKIGVVVPAYEEEGFVGGVIETVPSFVDRVYVVDDGSTDNTWREIREAARQENDAHARTLTSGGTAVFERPVVPLRNDRNRGVGGSIKHGYSRALRDDIDVIAVMNGDGQMDPAILDRIVDPVVEGRTDFAKGNRLLFREFREGMSRWRFFGNSLLTLLTKVASGYWKTMDPQNGYTAISAAALETIEYERLYEDYGFCNDMLIALNVRDMRVADVAMPARYGEETSTIVYSRFVPRLSKLLLGRFLRRLTVKYLVFDFHPFVFLYALGALSGALGFAALAGSARRVRRADNAFDRLLASAMLLVGSAALLVAAMTADMRENEHLEEQIHE
- a CDS encoding DUF7344 domain-containing protein, which gives rise to MIGKPLFSAGESDERAEGEGSVTVPTPLARFLTPSKRLSDEEAFEILYNPRRRHTMAFLHRRGRPCSMEELVEHISATENGVPIGELSNQQRRRVYVSLYQTHLPLLDETGAIEYDQERQRIAPGPAAPELIPYLETPTERPVPWRAYYRWLLLAYAVVGGAAVAGLVPVPSVWALALGGVLLFLGLAALHGLDRRR
- a CDS encoding Gfo/Idh/MocA family protein, with product MAVDTAVIGAGEVSDSHLSALAGNPRTNLVGICDIDESRATAAAKKYDTDPYFDLDDLLESVDLDWIHVCTSVQTHLPLAEKAIRAGVPVLIEKPTTETVAELDELAALSEEHDVPVSPVHQHLFDPAMRTARKRIRSGEIGPVRGVDLVYTGHTRPDEANRGTWVFDLPGGEFEEGLPHPLYLTLGAGGYPRGEDDISAQTSLYGDYEGRFDYDSAQIQYATEEGALCSATMLAGGAQNRTIQIHGEDATLIVDMILQTVHRIEGDYKGSTVGKVKQSLKYAGGHLAGLAKNAKLVAHASYSDEWAPKTKIDPHKYQIDRTAYALQHDLSMPVPLSEARWTIRLMEELREAAERPAAIAMTD
- a CDS encoding flippase — encoded protein: MSIPEKIIGGLKAQLVSEGVRVVANGLVIVLLAREFLDPDEYGLLFLAISIFGVALLFSQFGIAKSAARYVAEYRTTDPGQVPHIVRISLFYLVVSILLVGGTITVFNEEIAGLVGEPALASLLVFGLVYVASETLRSYLSHVLQGFNRISLSAAVGIVGNVGLITFILLFLALGGGAVGALLGYVVGYGLACIAGLVVVFRLVGGYERASEVGHDLPRRILEYSVPLTATGGANVLYKQADTILIGVFLSPVAVGYYTLAKQIADFVIAPASSLGFTVAPTYGEHKASGDLSAAARVYETTFEYTVLLYVPAAAGLVIVAEPTIRFIFGADYLGAVPVIQVLSGFVVLQAIDKITNDGLDFLGRARARAVSKGSTALLNFLLNLLLIPAVGVVGAAISTVIGFTIMVAVNVYIVHRELTLSFERLARSVGLVCLVTAGMCGVVLFFAPYITNVFVLFAIVGLGGLVWLSLSALCGLLDVGDAVSALR
- a CDS encoding polysaccharide deacetylase family protein, coding for MGTVVLSIDAELAWGFHDLADPPRDRIAAARPAWSCLLAALDEFSIPATWAVVGHLLLEECDGIHADHPRSPEWFARDPGGSADEHEAWFGPDLVRAVHDSAVDHEIASHGFSHVEFGDPATTRRTAIAEIEASIEAADRMGLALRSFVFPRNNVGHRDVLAAYGFRSYRGLGPDRWFDAWPARRAGKLLDAALVRSDPPLVTPTVDEYGLVNLPASLDLFGFEGAARTLLEPAVGDPVLRQAKAGIDRAVDGEGVCHLWLHPNNLLAERDVERLRAVLSHLAARREDSSLTVETMGAISERVAPEPGPTPR
- a CDS encoding BKACE family enzyme; the encoded protein is MSYDDYLAGKKVILTVATTGGVHGKDANPNLPEQPEEIARDVRECEKLGASVAHVHGRDEYGENSPAHLQAVDDAIREACEDIVIQNTTGGQSAYDSRVLGIRTDPPPEMASLDMGPFNRGQHIITEHTRHNIESLAREMREKGIKPELEAFNNGHLNESHRLIELGLLTEPYYINLILGGGTFSMPSPRNLLNLVDNLPENSEFNVLATGRHQLPLTTMAVLLGGHVRVGMEDNLYFARGRPAESNAQLVERSVEIIERLGREIATPAEAREILGMG